In a single window of the Campylobacter fetus subsp. testudinum 03-427 genome:
- a CDS encoding anaerobic glycerol-3-phosphate dehydrogenase (Pfam matches to PF02754.12 CCG, and to PF02754.12 CCG, and to PF13183.2 Fer4_8), with translation MQKYNFNTISDACVKCGKCKPNCTIFKISGDEVRSPRGFLDLLGAYNRGELELDKNAKDIFESCFLCTNCVSECPSSLATDTMIENVRRDIALKFGIAWYKRLFFWLLRHRKVMDICASLGYVFQSCAFKVNNGEMRPRMSLPMVKKERLLPTASKKSFLNSHLEFIDNSGEKTVGIFIGCMGNYAYTGIGEGLLKICKVLNLNAHLMKDQSCCAAPAYFTGDFNTVEVLAKKNITYFEKILEKVDAIIIPEATCSAMIKVDYEHFFANDEEWCKRAKNVSKKIFLATEYFEKYTNLGEILAKTGVNLDKQTITYHDPCHAKKMQGVFKEPRALLSKVYNIKEMSDTTSCCGFGGVTMQSEKYHLSRAAGLSRAETISATKAYCVSAECSACKMQLNNALHLHSSDMRCENPIELIAKVL, from the coding sequence ATGCAAAAGTATAATTTTAATACCATTTCAGATGCATGCGTTAAGTGTGGTAAATGTAAGCCAAACTGTACTATTTTCAAGATCAGCGGTGATGAAGTTAGAAGTCCTCGCGGTTTTTTAGATCTTCTTGGAGCTTATAATAGAGGGGAGCTTGAATTAGATAAAAATGCAAAAGATATATTTGAAAGCTGTTTTTTATGCACTAATTGCGTGAGTGAATGTCCTAGCAGCCTTGCAACTGATACTATGATCGAAAATGTAAGGCGAGATATCGCTCTGAAATTTGGAATAGCATGGTACAAAAGACTGTTTTTTTGGCTTTTAAGACATAGAAAAGTTATGGATATTTGCGCTAGTCTTGGCTATGTTTTCCAAAGTTGCGCTTTTAAAGTAAATAACGGCGAAATGCGCCCTAGAATGAGTTTGCCTATGGTTAAAAAAGAGCGTCTTTTGCCGACTGCTAGTAAGAAGAGTTTTTTAAATTCTCATCTTGAGTTTATAGATAACAGCGGTGAAAAAACCGTCGGAATTTTTATAGGTTGTATGGGAAACTATGCATATACTGGTATCGGCGAGGGGTTATTGAAAATTTGTAAAGTGCTAAATTTAAATGCTCATTTGATGAAAGATCAAAGTTGTTGCGCTGCTCCGGCGTATTTTACTGGGGATTTTAACACGGTTGAGGTTTTGGCTAAAAAAAATATCACGTATTTTGAAAAGATACTTGAAAAAGTAGATGCGATCATCATTCCTGAAGCTACCTGTAGCGCAATGATAAAGGTTGATTACGAGCATTTTTTCGCAAATGATGAAGAGTGGTGCAAGAGGGCTAAAAACGTGAGTAAAAAGATATTTTTAGCTACTGAGTATTTTGAAAAATATACAAATTTAGGCGAAATTCTTGCAAAAACAGGAGTAAATTTAGATAAACAGACTATCACTTATCACGATCCTTGTCACGCTAAAAAAATGCAAGGAGTTTTTAAAGAACCAAGAGCCTTGCTAAGTAAAGTTTATAACATCAAAGAGATGAGCGACACTACTAGTTGTTGTGGATTTGGCGGTGTTACTATGCAAAGTGAAAAGTATCATCTTAGTCGCGCCGCAGGACTTAGTAGAGCAGAAACGATAAGCGCGACTAAAGCTTATTGCGTTAGTGCAGAGTGTAGCGCTTGTAAAATGCAGCTAAATAACGCACTTCATCTGCATAGTTCAGATATGAGATGTGAAAATCCTATCGAGCTTATAGCAAAGGTGCTTTGA
- the alr gene encoding alanine racemase (Pfam matches to PF01168.16 Ala_racemase_N, and to PF00842.17 Ala_racemase_C) translates to MSKTAYIHNLTQISNKIGSKERIIAVLKDDAYGHGAVLMAGIASDFGIKWACVKSIDEAIEISSFFKNIIILSHIPNGKENDEFIYAINDLSGLEVIKSGVRVHLAIDTMMHRNGISISEIKTAFDIAKNRSIKICGAYTHFRSSDEMSGDYYVQKDNFLKAKIKLRSLFKESGVDKPMFHSHNSAAIERTNGFEDEFVRAGIVQFGYSQFDESLNLKRVLSLWADRISKRVLKTGQSVGYGGVFTAKKDINIATYDLGYGDGLLRYNGKGDLHLANGEKILGKMSMDSFSCADFGDQICVFDDARVWAKFFDTISYDILVKLSSKIKRVVV, encoded by the coding sequence TTGAGCAAAACAGCTTATATCCATAATTTAACTCAAATTTCAAATAAGATAGGATCAAAAGAACGCATTATAGCGGTTTTGAAAGATGACGCTTATGGACACGGAGCTGTTTTGATGGCTGGTATAGCAAGTGATTTTGGTATAAAATGGGCTTGCGTAAAAAGCATAGACGAAGCTATAGAAATATCCTCCTTTTTTAAAAATATTATCATTTTATCTCATATACCAAATGGCAAGGAGAATGACGAGTTTATCTATGCTATAAACGATCTTAGCGGTTTAGAGGTCATAAAAAGCGGAGTTAGAGTTCATCTTGCTATAGACACTATGATGCATAGAAACGGTATTAGCATCAGTGAGATCAAGACTGCTTTTGATATAGCAAAAAACCGTTCTATAAAGATATGTGGCGCTTATACACATTTTAGAAGTAGCGATGAGATGAGTGGAGACTACTATGTGCAAAAAGATAATTTTTTAAAAGCCAAGATCAAACTTAGGTCGTTATTTAAAGAAAGCGGTGTTGATAAACCTATGTTTCACTCGCATAATTCAGCTGCTATCGAAAGAACAAACGGTTTTGAAGACGAGTTTGTACGCGCTGGTATAGTTCAGTTTGGTTATTCGCAGTTTGATGAGAGTTTAAATTTAAAAAGAGTTTTGAGTCTTTGGGCAGATAGAATCAGCAAAAGAGTATTAAAAACAGGTCAAAGTGTAGGTTATGGTGGAGTTTTCACGGCTAAAAAAGATATAAATATAGCCACGTATGATTTAGGATATGGAGATGGACTTTTAAGATATAATGGCAAAGGCGATCTGCACTTAGCAAACGGTGAAAAAATACTTGGCAAAATGTCTATGGATAGCTTTAGTTGCGCTGACTTTGGTGATCAGATATGCGTTTTTGACGATGCTAGAGTATGGGCTAAGTTTTTTGATACGATAAGTTATGATATTTTAGTTAAGTTAAGCTCAAAGATTAAAAGAGTTGTTGTTTGA
- the htpX gene encoding heat shock protein HtpX, M48 family peptidase (Pfam match to PF01435.14 Peptidase_M48), translating to MELLKTVSLMVILMLLFVSVGAYIGGLNGMVIAFLIALGLNFFSYFYSDKLILKHYNAQLVEHSNTIYKIVSELCKKANIPIPKVYVIPDNTPNAFATGRNWDNSAIALTNGLLNLLDENEIKAVIAHELGHIRHYDILTGSIAAIFAGAIAILANFAHFGAGINKNANRGNILIVIILAVIMPLAATIIQMSISRSREFEADRFSANLTDPIYLVNALSKLEGYASKSVLKNADEQTAHMFIINPFSSVKSGISNLFRTHPSTKQRIDRLLNLKEHSKSAAYKYFNS from the coding sequence ATGGAGCTTTTAAAAACTGTTAGTTTAATGGTTATTTTAATGTTGCTATTTGTAAGCGTAGGCGCATATATAGGTGGTTTGAATGGAATGGTCATAGCATTTTTAATAGCCTTAGGACTTAATTTTTTTAGCTATTTTTATAGCGATAAACTTATACTAAAACATTACAACGCTCAGCTTGTAGAGCATTCAAATACAATTTATAAGATAGTAAGCGAGTTATGCAAAAAGGCAAATATTCCTATACCAAAAGTATATGTTATCCCAGATAACACTCCAAATGCATTTGCTACTGGAAGGAATTGGGATAATTCAGCCATAGCTTTAACAAACGGACTTTTAAATTTACTTGATGAAAATGAGATAAAAGCGGTAATCGCTCATGAATTAGGTCATATAAGGCATTATGATATACTTACTGGATCTATAGCGGCCATTTTCGCCGGAGCTATAGCGATTTTAGCAAATTTTGCTCATTTTGGAGCTGGGATAAATAAAAACGCAAACAGAGGAAACATACTTATAGTAATAATTCTAGCTGTAATTATGCCATTAGCCGCAACGATAATACAAATGAGTATATCTCGCTCAAGAGAGTTTGAAGCAGATAGATTTTCAGCGAATTTAACAGATCCTATTTATCTTGTAAATGCTCTTTCAAAGCTAGAAGGTTACGCCTCAAAAAGTGTATTAAAAAATGCAGATGAGCAAACAGCACATATGTTTATCATAAATCCGTTTAGTTCTGTAAAAAGCGGTATTTCAAATTTATTCCGCACTCATCCATCTACAAAACAGAGGATAGATAGGCTTTTAAATTTAAAAGAACACTCAAAAAGCGCGGCTTATAAATATTTCAATAGTTAA
- the ribA gene encoding GTP cyclohydrolase II (Pfam match to PF00925.16 GTP_cyclohydro2), with product MEIIKSNIANLPSRFGKFKIKSYKEGCCKEHLVVFSPNLDVSKPVNVRIHSECLTGDAIGSLKCDCRDQLEASLKYINKHGGMVIYLRQEGRNIGLLNKVNAYALQDNGLDTIEANHQLGFKADERTYEIVDFILKDFDIKSINLLTNNPLKLSSLTCVNIEKRIPIEIESNEFNKDYLKVKKEQMGHMLDEFTR from the coding sequence ATGGAAATAATAAAATCAAATATAGCAAACCTGCCTAGCCGATTTGGCAAATTTAAAATAAAATCATATAAAGAAGGCTGTTGTAAAGAGCATCTTGTCGTATTTTCTCCAAATTTAGATGTAAGCAAACCAGTAAATGTAAGAATCCACTCAGAATGCTTAACTGGGGACGCGATTGGCAGCTTAAAATGCGACTGCCGCGACCAACTAGAAGCTAGTTTAAAATACATAAATAAACATGGTGGAATGGTAATTTACTTGCGTCAAGAAGGGCGAAATATAGGGCTTTTAAATAAAGTAAATGCGTACGCTTTACAAGATAACGGACTTGATACCATAGAAGCAAATCACCAACTAGGTTTTAAAGCCGATGAGAGAACTTACGAGATAGTCGATTTCATACTAAAAGATTTTGATATAAAAAGCATAAATTTACTCACAAACAATCCACTAAAACTTTCAAGTCTAACTTGCGTAAATATAGAAAAAAGAATACCTATAGAGATAGAATCTAATGAATTTAACAAAGATTATCTAAAGGTAAAAAAAGAGCAAATGGGGCATATGTTAGATGAATTTACCAGATAA
- the hemN2 gene encoding oxygen-independent coproporphyrinogen III oxidase (Pfam matches to PF04055.17 Radical_SAM, and to PF06969.12 HemN_C) has translation MVDFEAFVKYSKPGPRYTSYPTALEFSDDFNYDEYIKRLKNGDKDRKLSLYFHLPFCRSACYFCGCNVIYTSKSDKMSRYLDYLSKELEILSEVLDTKRQVTQMHFGGGTPTFYSADELDRLIKQIKKYFKNWSDDAEISCEIDPRFLNEDQLDVLVGHGFNRVSFGVQDFDEKVQKEIHRIQPFEMTKNAVDMARSKGIISINTDLIYGLPYQSLESFKKTLELGVSLNPDRFAVFNYAHVPWIKKSMRKFDEATLPNPKIKLEILKYTMEFLTSNGYKMIGMDHYAKPGDELFKALENGSLHRNFQGYTTKGGADLIGIGLTSIGEGDDYYAQNYKDMTSYEKAIDDNKLPNSKGVLLNNEDKLRKAVIMDLMANFALDIKKIESKFNIKFFEHFKNELKDLEELKEFVEISDDKIKINETGTLLIRNIAMCFDEYMVKFKGVKNSFSKTV, from the coding sequence ATGGTAGATTTTGAAGCATTTGTGAAGTATTCAAAGCCCGGACCTAGATATACTAGCTATCCAACAGCACTTGAGTTTAGCGATGATTTTAACTATGATGAGTATATTAAACGTCTAAAAAACGGTGATAAAGATAGAAAATTATCTTTGTATTTTCATCTTCCGTTTTGTCGCTCAGCCTGTTATTTTTGTGGCTGTAATGTAATTTATACAAGTAAAAGCGATAAAATGAGCAGATATCTTGATTATCTAAGTAAAGAGCTGGAGATACTAAGCGAAGTTTTAGATACTAAGCGTCAAGTAACTCAGATGCATTTTGGTGGAGGAACGCCGACTTTTTATAGTGCAGATGAGCTTGACAGACTTATAAAACAGATAAAAAAATATTTTAAGAACTGGAGTGATGATGCTGAGATAAGCTGTGAGATAGATCCGCGCTTTTTAAATGAAGATCAACTTGATGTTTTAGTAGGACATGGATTTAACAGAGTGAGTTTTGGCGTGCAAGATTTCGATGAAAAAGTCCAAAAAGAGATCCATAGAATTCAGCCTTTTGAAATGACTAAAAATGCTGTAGATATGGCAAGATCTAAAGGCATTATTAGTATAAATACTGATTTGATTTATGGGCTTCCTTACCAGAGTTTAGAGAGTTTTAAGAAGACTTTAGAACTTGGTGTTAGTCTAAATCCAGATAGGTTTGCGGTATTTAACTATGCTCATGTGCCGTGGATCAAAAAAAGTATGAGAAAATTTGACGAAGCTACTCTTCCAAATCCAAAAATCAAGCTGGAAATTTTAAAATATACGATGGAATTTCTAACTTCAAACGGATATAAAATGATAGGTATGGATCATTACGCAAAACCTGGCGATGAGCTGTTTAAGGCTTTAGAAAACGGTAGTTTGCATAGAAATTTTCAAGGATATACGACCAAAGGCGGAGCAGATCTCATCGGTATAGGTTTGACTAGCATAGGTGAGGGCGATGATTATTACGCGCAAAATTATAAAGATATGACTTCTTACGAAAAAGCTATAGACGACAACAAGCTTCCAAACTCAAAAGGAGTTTTGTTAAATAACGAAGATAAGCTTAGAAAAGCCGTTATAATGGATTTGATGGCAAATTTCGCACTTGATATAAAAAAGATTGAGTCTAAATTTAATATTAAATTCTTTGAACATTTCAAAAATGAGCTGAAAGATCTTGAAGAGTTAAAAGAGTTTGTTGAAATTTCAGATGATAAGATAAAAATAAACGAAACTGGAACGCTGCTTATAAGAAATATTGCTATGTGTTTTGATGAGTATATGGTTAAATTTAAAGGCGTAAAAAATAGCTTTTCAAAGACTGTGTAA
- the pgp2 gene encoding peptidoglycan LD-carboxypeptidase (Pfam match to PF03734.10 YkuD) encodes MKKFLFFVLSFLSFLYSKDLEKIYLESGIEAVQKAIEANLQSKDYWQKHLSQMDLKYGYYDSDIFIVVVDKQAKNFYLKEYKDGKLDSKAEHKVLTGLMGDKLLEGDLKTPIGVYEITRRFVPEDTYYGPVAFNLSYPNLFDKLRDRTGGGIWIHGFPLNGNIREDVYKTKGCVVMPNDLLLNLESILKDNGGMVLINESGVLEAKNEDIALIFAELFKWKEAWTNSDIDKYLSFYDNKFKRYDGVGFDKFKEMKKSIFSRKESKFIQFTQFSITPYPTIGDENIFRVSFMEKYRASAYKFDGVKTLYVKLDGGKMKILIEQ; translated from the coding sequence TTGAAAAAGTTTCTATTTTTTGTTTTGAGCTTTTTGAGCTTTTTGTATTCAAAAGATCTTGAAAAAATCTATTTAGAAAGTGGTATCGAAGCGGTACAAAAAGCCATAGAGGCAAATTTGCAAAGTAAAGATTACTGGCAAAAACATTTAAGTCAAATGGATTTAAAATATGGGTATTACGATAGCGATATATTTATCGTAGTTGTGGATAAACAGGCGAAAAACTTCTATTTAAAGGAGTATAAAGACGGAAAGTTAGATTCTAAAGCAGAGCATAAGGTTCTAACTGGTCTTATGGGTGATAAGCTTTTAGAAGGGGATTTAAAAACTCCTATTGGAGTATATGAGATAACAAGACGTTTTGTGCCTGAGGATACTTACTATGGACCAGTCGCTTTTAATCTTTCATATCCAAATCTTTTTGACAAGTTACGAGATAGAACTGGTGGAGGTATCTGGATACATGGATTTCCTTTAAATGGAAATATCAGAGAAGACGTATATAAAACAAAAGGCTGTGTCGTCATGCCAAATGACTTGCTGTTAAATTTAGAAAGTATTTTAAAAGATAACGGCGGTATGGTTTTGATAAATGAAAGTGGTGTTTTAGAAGCTAAAAACGAGGATATAGCTCTTATCTTTGCAGAGTTATTTAAATGGAAAGAGGCTTGGACAAATAGCGATATCGATAAATATCTTAGCTTTTATGATAATAAATTTAAAAGATACGACGGAGTAGGTTTTGATAAATTTAAAGAGATGAAAAAAAGTATTTTTTCTAGAAAAGAGAGCAAATTTATACAATTTACTCAATTTAGTATAACTCCATATCCTACGATCGGCGATGAGAATATTTTTAGGGTTAGTTTTATGGAAAAATATCGCGCTTCAGCTTATAAATTTGATGGCGTTAAAACTCTTTATGTTAAACTAGATGGCGGCAAGATGAAAATCTTAATAGAGCAATAA
- a CDS encoding putative protein (DUF2603 domain) (Pfam match to PF10788.5 DUF2603) translates to MNNERLDSISNSLGISKRKRTIFELEQISDNEMKLIIKNGKLNLSVPWFGMSGDTPCALVPAGLFEAIINALKNAQKENFELKLEKSIWQHIPVDFGDVWSVAIDEIKKSKFKKEPNLDRVVKKIKKEHPNLFVDMQSLIQSKEN, encoded by the coding sequence ATGAATAATGAGCGCTTAGATAGTATAAGCAACTCTCTTGGTATCTCAAAAAGAAAAAGAACGATTTTTGAGCTAGAACAGATAAGCGATAACGAGATGAAGCTGATTATCAAAAATGGTAAGTTAAATTTGTCCGTTCCTTGGTTTGGTATGAGCGGAGATACTCCTTGCGCTCTTGTGCCTGCAGGACTTTTTGAGGCTATCATTAATGCACTGAAAAACGCACAAAAAGAGAATTTCGAGCTAAAACTAGAAAAATCTATTTGGCAGCATATTCCTGTTGATTTTGGTGATGTTTGGAGCGTGGCTATAGATGAGATAAAAAAGTCTAAATTTAAAAAAGAGCCAAATTTAGATAGAGTTGTGAAAAAGATTAAAAAAGAGCATCCAAATTTATTTGTAGATATGCAAAGTTTGATTCAAAGTAAGGAAAATTGA
- the gidB gene encoding 16S rRNA m7G527 methyltransferase (Pfam match to PF02527.11 GidB) codes for MNLPDNFWSKVSEFEVILKQFNKIHSLTNYSDIKPVVEDSIKPLEFLDFNPKIVIDVGSGAGFPAIFLSLILNSSEFHLYEPIAKKSSFLSYVCAALNLKNITVHSSKIESCQKLKADLITSRALSKALFLIEICSGFYDENTTFLLYKGDGAKEEISNLKCKNSIISSGKRNYLFLKGVTC; via the coding sequence ATGAATTTACCAGATAATTTTTGGAGCAAAGTAAGCGAATTTGAGGTTATTTTAAAACAATTTAATAAAATACATAGTCTTACGAATTACAGTGATATAAAACCAGTTGTAGAAGATAGCATAAAACCGCTTGAGTTTTTGGATTTTAATCCAAAAATAGTAATTGATGTAGGTAGCGGGGCTGGATTTCCAGCTATTTTTTTAAGCTTGATTTTAAACTCCAGCGAGTTTCATCTCTACGAACCAATCGCTAAAAAATCAAGCTTTTTATCGTACGTATGTGCAGCTTTAAATTTAAAAAACATAACCGTTCATTCCTCCAAAATAGAATCCTGCCAAAAACTAAAAGCTGATCTTATAACTTCAAGAGCACTTAGCAAAGCTCTATTTCTTATAGAAATTTGCAGCGGATTTTACGACGAAAATACAACATTTTTACTATACAAAGGGGACGGAGCCAAAGAAGAGATATCAAATTTAAAATGCAAAAATAGTATAATAAGCTCCGGAAAAAGAAATTATCTATTTTTAAAAGGTGTCACATGCTAG
- the proC gene encoding pyrroline-5-carboxylate reductase (Pfam matches to PF14748.2 P5CR_dimer, and to PF03807.13 F420_oxidored), with amino-acid sequence MKIYILGSGNMGTAMAYGLKNSGFDVVIVCRDKTKLLNLKEAGFGLEIYGDSYDIEGKNIILAVKPYALQNVSNLLKGDAKVCISVLARTGLEALKSSIKSKNYAICLPNIAAKHGSSITPFMSDGDAFLITQILNGFGSSVKLETKNELDAASVLAGCAPAYLAIVAEALSNAGVLEGLKKDDANSLVSGLFDGFSKLLANSHPALIKEAVCSPGGTTIEGVAKLEKYAIRNAFFEAVKASTKKQRS; translated from the coding sequence ATGAAAATATATATTTTAGGTAGCGGAAATATGGGAACTGCTATGGCTTATGGGCTGAAAAATAGCGGTTTTGATGTTGTTATAGTATGTAGAGACAAAACAAAGCTTTTAAATTTAAAAGAAGCTGGATTTGGGCTTGAAATTTATGGTGATAGTTACGACATAGAGGGTAAAAATATAATACTTGCAGTAAAACCATACGCTTTGCAAAATGTATCAAATCTGCTAAAAGGAGATGCGAAAGTCTGCATAAGCGTATTAGCAAGAACCGGTCTTGAAGCATTAAAAAGCTCTATAAAATCCAAAAATTACGCTATTTGCTTGCCAAATATCGCAGCTAAGCACGGTTCTAGTATAACTCCATTTATGAGCGATGGAGATGCGTTTTTGATAACTCAAATTTTAAATGGATTTGGTAGCTCAGTAAAGCTTGAAACTAAAAACGAGTTAGACGCTGCTAGCGTGCTTGCTGGTTGCGCGCCTGCATATCTTGCTATCGTTGCTGAAGCTTTGAGTAACGCTGGAGTTTTAGAAGGGCTTAAAAAAGATGATGCGAATTCTCTTGTGAGCGGACTTTTTGATGGTTTTAGCAAACTTTTAGCAAACTCGCATCCAGCTCTGATCAAAGAAGCAGTTTGCAGTCCGGGGGGCACTACGATAGAAGGCGTAGCGAAGCTTGAAAAATACGCCATAAGAAATGCTTTTTTTGAAGCCGTTAAAGCAAGCACAAAAAAACAGAGAAGTTAG
- the hemB gene encoding porphobilinogen synthase (Pfam match to PF00490.17 ALAD), translated as MFARFRRLRINPSIRDMVRENKICVEDFIYPLFVVEGNGVKKEISSMPGVFQLSLDEILKECEEIISLGIKSILLFGIPNLKDSIGSDALSDDGLIARSLRAIKAKFPELVVITDLCFCEYTDHGHCGILDHVHKTVDNDSTLEISAKQALVHARAGADMIAPSGMMDGIIETLRNALDENGYENLPIMAYSTKFASAYYGPFRDVAQSAPSFGDRRSYQMDCANRFEAINESLEDEAQGADILMVKPALAYLDIIRDIKERTLLPLCVYNVSGEYALLKAGAKAGVIDYERVMMETMVGFKRAGADLIISYHAKEVAKILKTAY; from the coding sequence ATGTTTGCGAGATTTAGAAGACTTAGGATAAATCCGTCCATTCGTGATATGGTTAGAGAAAATAAAATTTGTGTTGAAGACTTTATCTATCCGCTTTTCGTAGTTGAAGGAAACGGCGTGAAAAAAGAGATAAGCTCGATGCCAGGAGTATTTCAACTAAGTCTTGATGAAATTTTAAAAGAGTGCGAAGAAATTATAAGTTTAGGTATAAAATCGATACTTTTATTTGGTATTCCAAATTTAAAAGACAGCATAGGAAGCGACGCTTTGAGCGATGATGGACTGATCGCAAGATCTCTAAGAGCTATAAAAGCTAAATTCCCGGAGCTTGTGGTGATAACTGATCTTTGCTTTTGCGAATACACAGATCACGGGCATTGTGGCATACTTGATCATGTTCATAAAACAGTTGATAATGATTCTACTCTTGAGATCTCAGCTAAACAAGCTTTAGTGCATGCAAGAGCGGGCGCAGATATGATAGCTCCAAGTGGTATGATGGATGGCATCATAGAAACTTTAAGAAACGCTCTTGATGAAAACGGATACGAAAATTTACCGATTATGGCGTATTCTACTAAATTTGCCTCTGCGTATTACGGACCGTTTCGCGATGTAGCTCAGAGTGCGCCAAGCTTTGGAGATAGAAGAAGCTACCAAATGGACTGCGCAAACCGCTTTGAAGCGATAAATGAAAGCCTAGAGGACGAAGCACAAGGCGCAGATATTTTGATGGTAAAACCAGCTTTAGCTTATCTTGATATTATTAGAGATATAAAAGAAAGAACTCTTCTTCCTCTTTGCGTTTATAATGTTAGTGGTGAGTACGCACTGCTAAAAGCCGGAGCAAAAGCAGGAGTCATCGACTATGAGCGCGTGATGATGGAAACTATGGTCGGATTTAAGCGCGCAGGAGCCGACCTTATCATAAGTTATCACGCAAAAGAAGTAGCTAAAATCTTAAAAACAGCATATTAA
- the argF gene encoding ornithine carbamoyltransferase (Pfam matches to PF00185.20 OTCace, and to PF02729.17 OTCace_N), which yields MRHFLTLNDFSKDEILDILNLAAEIKKEAKSKNYISYLKDQTLAMIFEKSSTRTRVSFEVGIHQLGGKGLFLSSRDIQLGRGEPVKDTARVLGKMVDMIMARVYKQSDLVELAKFSGVPVINGLSDDFHPVQLMADLLTLSELGLNLATMKVAYIGDGNNMTNSWLMAASKLGFELRVATPKGYEVPQWVLDIAKQNSKISGANLIITNDPKVAISGADVVTTDTWISMGQEDEKEKRIKEFTGYCVDDEMMSLAAKNAKFLHCLPAYRGYEVSEDVFEAHADEVFSEAENRLHAQKGVMVWCDRKRYE from the coding sequence ATGAGACATTTTTTAACTCTTAACGACTTTAGTAAAGATGAGATTTTAGATATTTTAAATTTAGCCGCAGAGATTAAAAAAGAGGCGAAAAGTAAAAATTATATTTCATATTTGAAAGACCAAACTTTAGCAATGATATTTGAAAAAAGTTCGACTAGGACAAGAGTCAGCTTTGAAGTTGGTATTCATCAGTTAGGCGGCAAAGGTCTGTTTTTAAGTAGTCGTGATATCCAGCTAGGGCGTGGCGAACCTGTCAAAGATACTGCTAGAGTTCTTGGAAAAATGGTGGATATGATAATGGCTAGAGTTTATAAACAAAGCGACTTAGTCGAGCTTGCTAAATTTAGTGGTGTGCCTGTTATAAACGGTCTTAGTGATGATTTTCATCCTGTTCAGCTTATGGCTGATCTGCTTACTTTAAGTGAGCTTGGATTAAATTTAGCTACTATGAAAGTAGCTTACATCGGCGATGGAAATAATATGACCAACTCATGGCTAATGGCTGCGTCTAAGCTTGGTTTTGAGCTTAGAGTTGCTACTCCAAAAGGCTATGAAGTGCCGCAGTGGGTTTTAGATATCGCAAAACAAAACTCTAAAATAAGTGGAGCAAATTTGATCATTACAAATGATCCTAAAGTTGCGATTAGCGGTGCAGACGTCGTTACGACCGATACTTGGATCTCTATGGGACAAGAAGACGAAAAAGAAAAACGCATTAAGGAATTTACAGGATACTGCGTTGATGATGAAATGATGAGCTTAGCAGCTAAAAATGCTAAGTTTTTACACTGTTTGCCGGCGTACCGCGGTTATGAAGTTAGCGAAGATGTTTTTGAAGCTCACGCAGATGAGGTTTTTAGCGAGGCAGAAAACCGTTTGCACGCTCAAAAAGGCGTGATGGTTTGGTGTGATAGGAAAAGATATGAATAA